DNA from Equus asinus isolate D_3611 breed Donkey chromosome 17, EquAss-T2T_v2, whole genome shotgun sequence:
TGTACATGAGtactttattatataattatgaaATGACCAGCTTGGCTTTGCTGCtcagaaataatgaataaaaggtGTATACTGAAATGGAAatcaaattaattattattatatgaaagcagaattctcaagggaaaattaaattaagagaGTCATGGAATGGCTGAAGTTGGGAAGCACAGGCAAGTCGGTTTTACCTTAGTTAATTCCCCTGAAAttcaacaaattattatttttgattcaGAGCACAATTATTAATTTCTACAATCTATTAGGCTTTATAGGTTTTGTCTCATTAGACTCTAGATGAttctattatccccaatttacaaaataaaaacagaaattaacagaCTTCAAGATCATATACTTAAGAAATTGAGAACTAGAATTAGACATCTATGCCTCACCACAGAGTAATACCTGAAATTTCagtttagaaaatattcttttcactgAAGTTCAAAGAATTTGAGTAAGGGGAAACAGAACCTAAGGAAGACCCCTAAGCGAAGGGTGtagaagtgagagagagggaaaagttaAAGTCTAGGAGAGACTGAGAACCATAACCCTTGTGCTGTGTAGGTCCTAAAGGAAGAGTAACACAGATATAGAGACACACAGAATCCACTGTTCTCTATAAATCTTCCCTTATGAGCTTGGCCTAGATCCCACATGAAGACAGAGTTCTTGCTAAAGattgaaattgcttatttcttttccaaaggaaTTTTTCAGGTGGGCCCTTGCACTCCAAGATGTGCACTTTTGGCCATGTGATTGGCTTTCCACTCACCCCCAGAGAGATGCCCACAACTAGAGATCCTCTTAAATGAGCTATTAGGTCagaggtgaaaggagaaaagacaatcaggGAGAAAACTCTCCAGGTACTTGCTCTCTGGAGTCATGGTTGTCATGGAGTTTTTTCCATGCTACTTTGCCATGTCCCTTCTGATTCAATTCCTCACTTCATCACTGTCCTATTATGGTCTCACgattatagtttttcttttaatgaacttGGAGTCATTTGAGCTGGAAAGGACCTAGAAACCATCTAGTCAAATGTCATCAATTTCCAGGTGAGGACCTGAAGCCAGTGGAGCTAAGAGatttgcccaagatgacacagctggTTGGCAATATAGACTGACAACAATAAATTAGATGTGTGGGCACTTACcagtttacaaagtactttcatttcagatatgtacatacatacattttctcaAATACCTGACCTGAGTCAGTAATCAAAGCAGCCCTTTGAAGCAGACATGGCATGATTTCCTAAACATAAGTGAGGAAATCAAGGAaatagggaagaaataaaactaatttgTGACAGGGGGATGAGTTACCATGGTTACAACCATGGGCATTGGTATCAGCCAGTCTGGGATGAATACCAGCTTTCCACTTGTAGGTTGTATGAACTTGAGCAAATTaacctctccaaacctcagtactatcacctataaaatggagctgATAATAGTAGATACATCTCAGAGTAAATTTTCATAGAAAGAATCAAATTAGTTAACAGTTATCCAGCACTTACCACAGTATGTAGTACAAACGATGACTTCTATTATCAGAAGGTGTAATTCATGTTTTCTGAATTGGAGTTCTTTCCAGCATATTATGCTGCATTACTaatccttcattaaaaatatctacttaagaTAATCCccataaacttttgtgttttgtttttgaaaaatggagCTCACCTATCCTGCAATTACTAGGAATACAGAGATATTTTCAGAAGGTCTCCTTCTTGGTTTGACCTAGTTCAGCTAATCTTACTTTTAGGGAGAAAAGGATGGATggggaaataaattatttctttgatttaacaTTCACTAATTCGTTAGCAGTTACATATTCCCTCTGATAAGAACTATactaatttaatcttttaaactgAATAGATTCTTAAGATAGTTTaaagatataacaccaaaagtataGAATTTGGGTTCCAAGGCTAAGCATTGGAAGACGTGCTTCTGGTCTATAGGAACCACTTATAATCCACACATGAAAATTTGCGAGACTCACCGTGGATTGTTGCTACCCTGGGAAGAATGTGGCAGACCTCAATATGCCCAAAGTTtcaatctgtgaaatgggaataacttCTCATCTGCCAACTCACATGGCAATAGAAATAAATCACATCTGTACAATGTAACCATATGAAGTATAAAGTGTTGTGTAAATACTAATGTAATATGTATGACATATAGTACACAAACTTgtctgaaaaaatatctatttaaattttctttaaattctcttgaTTGGAATCTGAGTCTCTAAGTCAGCTGGCTTTGCTGCTCCCTGATCAAACTTAAGGCCCTGGAATCCCTGGGAGGTTCATATCTCTGGGACTTTGACGCTGTCTCCCAAGACACATCACAACAGCCTTAATTTCTGAAGTCTTGCTTTGACTCTGGGAAGCAACCATGGAGCATGCTTCAGGTGAACTATGTCCATAAATTGAtaactttgacttctttctagcctCTGAGAATCTCCCCAACTCTTGACCATAAAAGGGCCCTTTCTTCCTACCATTCCTCTTTCCCACCTCTTTTTCACAAGCCACTACACAAGAAGTTCTCCAGGAATAAGATGGAGGGGATAGAAACATTATTTGGGAATATGCCAGAccagtctttctccctctcctctcctcccttctccttccctctgtttcctttctcactatcattctctctctctctccttctttttctttctctctctctgtccatgaATAAGATGATAAAGTGtgcatttgtaaattatttttaattttcacatatttaattttatacattattttatattatatttattgaaatatacaaatgcttaatggttgaaaataaacaaaagacattaaaaatcgTAGAGGAAAAAACAGTCTATGTGGCTTCCTAGGGTCTTGACATTTCTGTACATAAAATATCTATTAGATTCTCTGTTCTCAAAACGTAGGGTTTTATGTACCTGGGTCTAATCATAGAATCAGGTTTATAAAGTAAATTCAATGTTGGTGACACTGTCTCGAACAGATCCCCTGGTGGTGGTAGCTAAGAATAATGACAAGAGGAATCAAAGAGCAATGCTTTCACTTCTTCTTTCTACCTAGAAAGAAGACCTGTGACCTacaaaaagtcaaatacataTTCTAAACTTTGTCTTCATTATAGGAGAAATAGCACCTGCATAAATATTGCTCTTAGTGAGATAAATGTGTTGTCCTCTTTATCACCCTTTTGAGGGCCTCTTTAATTTCCTTGTTCCTCAAACTATAGATAAGAGGATTTAACATGGGGATAAGGATAACATAGAACACTGAAAGCACCTTGTTCTGATTCTTGGAGTGGCTAGAGCTAGGATTCAGGTACATAAAGAGGCCTGTACCATAGAAGATTGTCACAACTgccaggtgggaggcacaggtatTGAAGGCCTTGGCACTACCTTTGGCAGAGGATAGTTTCAGAATAGAAACTGCAATAAAACCATAAGataagaggataaaaagaaaagacccGAATCCAGTAAAAAATGCTACCAGAAAAATAATCATGTGGATGATAAAGGGATTGGTGCAAGACAAGGAAATAATCTGGATTATGTCACAGAAGAAATTTAGAATGATATTGGGCCCACAAAAGTGGAGATGAAAACTAGGGACTGTTTGAACTAAACTACTAAGGAAACCACTCCCATAGGCCCCAGCAACCATCTtctgacagaggccaggagccatGATGGCTGGGTACTGCAGAGGCCTACCAatagcaacatatctgtcataggccatggcagCCAAGAGACAGCACTCAGCCTGACCCATCCAGCACCCAACAAAATATTGGGTGGCACAGGCAGTGAAGGaaattgttttttcatcttttaagaagtctgaaagcatccttgggctggtagaagaagaatagcagatgtctaaaaatgacaggaaactgagaaaaaagtacataggtGTGTGCAGGTGGGAGTCCACCCTGATTAGGATGATAAGACCCAGATTCCAGACTAGGGTCATAAGGTAGATCCCTAGAAAGATTGGGAAGAGGACAAGCTGCCACTCTTTTCCATCTGAGAGTCCCAGGAGAACAAACATGGACGCAGAAGTGTAATTTCTATCCCCTTCCATGGACATGCTTGGTGCCATCTGCTGAGAAAATgattagaaatggaaataaattcattctcaaaaaataaaaacaaacatttctttctgttcACACAGCTGACTAAATGTCAATCTTAAATCCTCAAAGTTGAGTTAATATAGTCTTAAATGTGAAATTACAAGCCTTAACTGAAAAATTCCCTTGGATATTGTCATTTTCTTAGGGGACAGAAGGGAGTAAATGgacattatttttacattatccTCTAAAATCTTAATTTCATGTCTTAACATTCCAGAGTTTACAAATATATGAGAATTGGAACTAGACCAAATTATAAAAACTGTCATCTCTCAACATGGGGAAACAAAGATTCTGCTCGGTTGGATCCACTATTTATCAGTCCTTTCAGAAGACCCTGAACCATGCTGGGTGTCATCTGTCAAATAAGGATGCTGGAGTAGGTGCTCTGTAAAATCTCCTTTGGAACCAACGTTCTATTAATCTGCCATCAGGGAGGGTGGACGATTTCGTAACTGCCTTTCTACTTTTATAAAGCCTTCAGAGACATGAAAGTAACGTAATTAAATGATGGAAAGAGTCACACACCAAGATATAGATTGGAAATGGGTGTGACTTAACCAACCTAATGACTCTAGGAAGGCTCCTGAGAAGTTAGATAAGACAAGGTTGAAAGAGCCATTATGTTCCTTTCCTTACAGTTGCAgcattttcctttcctcaaatCAGGGATATTATAAGTTAAGTTATCTAAGACAGTGATTCTTGATGTTCTTTCCATCAATGatacttttgaaaatctgttGGAAACTCTAGAACCTCTACCCAGCAAACTGCAACCACTTGTCACCTTTGCATATGGTTCTATTAGATTCTTAAATCATCCTGGAGTTTATTCATGGTTCCTAGCTTCAAGACTTCTCCTACAAAGTAGAGTGACTTGAACTCAAGTAAAGGTTAAGATGTTTAGTTAATGGACATTCTTATTATCAAACTAAGGCAGAATTTCTGgagattctttctgttttcctctttggaGCTAGTCCAGAGAAAGAAGGCACTAAGTCTTCAGTCCAAACAGTAAATAAGCCAAAGATTATTTCTGCATCAGATACTATATGCCCTCATCAAGATGAAATAGCTGTTATCTCTCCAGATGGTCATTAGAACATCTCCCAACAaagctatttaaattaatatgactcaaactagaaagaaaatcatgGGAAGGTATGAAAGGTAGAAAATGTATGTCAGAGATGGCCTGGGAGTTGTATATGGGTAAAAGTAGATGTCTTGTAAATTTCCCTGGAGAAAGGCTGTGACCTTAATGGAATAACCTATGTCTATCAACTACAAATATTTGTCAGCATTAGACTTCCTGAATGTCTTCCTTTTCTACAATCATTTCCAAGCCTTCTAGTTccaaaaatgaatgcaaatagAAAATCCCCATAGACGCATAAGGCTACAGTCTGAGAAGTAAAGTAGAAGCATTCATTTCTCAAAATCAGATCAGTCATTGCTCCGTGTTGCACTGCTTTGAAGAGTATTCTGAAGAAATGAAGttattaattagaaaagaaatacaagactTGCCATCAATATGGAAGGAGAAATGGTAGCAGACATGCTGCACAGTCATGCACCAtgtaacaacattttggtcaatgaaagATCACAGATACAACATTGATCCCATAATATTAGTGCCATATAACATAGGTGTGCTGTAGGCATAACATGTATGTTTGTCtaggtacactctatgatgtttagaCAAAGACAAAATAGCCTAACAAGGCATGTATAAATGTATCCTTGTAATTAAGTGATGCATGAATGTATTAACATTCCCAGACTTGAATGTGGTTCTGTCCATAGTGAAACTGAATGGAGGGAGAATTTTGTGACAACAGAGCAGAAAATTACATTCTTCATCActgttaccatcatcatcataacTAACAATCAGGACAGCAAAAAGATTTATTGTGGAGCTACAACTTATACTGTTCTTCCTCTACTCATGGACATATTCACAGCTTCCTGTAATGCCTAGTTGTTCAATATGGTAACCTTAAGCCTCATGTGCTGTCTACCAAACACAATACTCTTAAAATTgcccatatatttttattatatgccTCTGGAACCCTAATTAAATGTATGTCACTGAATCTTCTTGCTCTATCCTCCACATCACTAAAACATCcgttatttgtatttctctattgTCTTCTGTATAATTTTTACAGACCTCTTTTCCAACAAATTTATACTAACATAAATTGTGTTAATTGGCTGTTTAACTTATCCacttaatttcaaatttccatcataatattttattttctctctggagttcccatttagttcttttcccaAATGGTCACCTTTGACAGCCTCTTATTCTTTCATCATACTCTCCAAGCATCTGgtatttaaacatatttacttCTCATTAATAACTAatgatttaaatatatagttttgcAAATCTGATTCTATAGTTAGATGTCATAGCTGACTCTTAGTCAAGATGCCTTGTATATTTCTGTGCttagtgaatttttttaacttaagttcatgttttttaaaaatttgtctgtGGGAATCTTTGATGCTTGTGTTTAAAATATGATCTTTCAGAaatgatttatattatttctggAAGATACCTTGAGGGCAACACCAACACAGAATCCCTTTAAACAAGAATTTTGACTTTGTGTCTTTTGGTGTCAGAACAGTGAAAGATTCAGGCTGCATATCTATGTAAGTCAAAGTATGAGACTAAAAATTATCAGGGGAAGGAGGAATGTTAGCATCTTAGCAGTAAAAGACAGTCTTCCTTTTTGTCCCACTTTTGTAACAGTGAGTTGGACGTTCATCCATGAACAAAAACACCTTGTGGGAGTTGTGGCATCCAGGACCAAAAACCAAGGGAGCCAGGAGGAATCTTGCCCACCTGTGTATCTGGTAACAGGCAGACAGACATTAGAATGGGCTACAGGGCCAGCAGGAGACAGTGAACCTAACCCAAGCCACCTGGGTTATGATTGGTTAAGCCTGGAAAGTGCTGACTTTGGCTGACACCCATGAAAGAGAGAGACTTTATGGAAGCCTAGCCTTCCTGAGAGGGGACTATAGCACATtattggaggagaaaaaaaatatgagttgGTCACAGCGGAGAAGGTGAGAGGAGCATTCCCAGCACCACCTGTTCAAGGCAACAACGTACAGACTGAAGATTTCAGCAGTGGTGAACTATCCCCAGGGAAAAAGAGCCACAAGTGAGTGCCCAGCTACCATTGTAGTGCTGGAAGCATCTGGAGAAACCTAAGTCTTCCCAGAAGTACCTAGTGTACTGAGACAGGTAGTCAGTgattggaggaagagggaagagcaggaaaGAAACAGTTGAGAATATTAAAGAGCTTTAAAGTGGCATAGTTTCTTCCTCCTGACTCAGGATTTCAACAGAAAGTCCACCCATGAGGCTCCAGGAGTACCTCACTCAAGAATCTCCCCACCAGGTCTGTGGGAACCCCTAAGTTGCCAGTGCTAAACACACTTCTCCCCACTCTGCAACTGACTTCTTTTGTATATTTCC
Protein-coding regions in this window:
- the LOC139040678 gene encoding olfactory receptor 5A1-like, which translates into the protein MSMEGDRNYTSASMFVLLGLSDGKEWQLVLFPIFLGIYLMTLVWNLGLIILIRVDSHLHTPMYFFLSFLSFLDICYSSSTSPRMLSDFLKDEKTISFTACATQYFVGCWMGQAECCLLAAMAYDRYVAIGRPLQYPAIMAPGLCQKMVAGAYGSGFLSSLVQTVPSFHLHFCGPNIILNFFCDIIQIISLSCTNPFIIHMIIFLVAFFTGFGSFLFILLSYGFIAVSILKLSSAKGSAKAFNTCASHLAVVTIFYGTGLFMYLNPSSSHSKNQNKVLSVFYVILIPMLNPLIYSLRNKEIKEALKRVIKRTTHLSH